The window TTTGATATAATATGTAACCTTTCATTCTCAAATCTGTATAAGTACTAATAAATAGATTAATGTTATCATTATCACTATATGTTTTATATGGCAACACAATTTAAACATTCGTAATGTTTATatccatttatttattttcactatCATCTTAATCATTTCTAATTCACTTATTTTCTTTGATAGTTTTTACTATGTTAAATTTGTCAAAGCTTGagtttgtggcacttgacattttTGGAAAGAATTACCTATCATGGGTTCTCGATGCTGAGAGCCGCTAAAGGCCTTGGTAATACCATTACTCAGGGTAATGAGGCATCAAGCCAGGACAAGGCGAatgccatgattttccttcgtcatcatttggatgaaggtttgaaggttgaATATTTAACAgtgaaagatccacttgaattgtgGACTGACCTGAAGGAAATGTATGATCACCTTAAGGCTACGGTATTGCCAAGGGCTCGATATGAGTGGATGCACTTACGATTGCAAGAttttaaaaccgtaagtgagtataactATGCTGTATTTCGAATAacttcccaattgaaattatgtggggAAGTTATGAATGATGAGAATTTGCTGAAAAAAACTCTTACAACTTTCCATGCCTCAAATATGGTATTACAACAGCAATACCGTGAAAGGggttttaaaaagtattctgaattgATCTTATGCCTTCTGGTGGCTAAGCAACATAACACCCTTTTactgaaaaatcatgaagctcgtCCCGCAAGGTCAGCTCCGTTTCCTGAAGCAAATATGGCAGCTAGACGTGATAAGTCTGGAAAAAGACAGAATAATAATCATGGCCATATGAATGTACGTGGGTATGGCAATGGTAAGAGACGATATGATAGTCGTCATCGTGGTGGTAATAGAAAACGAGAGAACAATATGGGTTCTCAAAACAATCCTTCAAGAGGCAAAAGTGGTAACTGTCACCGCTGTGGCATGAAAGGTCATTGGAAAATTGAATGTCGTGCACCTGAGCATTTTGTCATGCTTCATCAAAACTCCATCAAAAGAAAGGCAAATAATGTTGGAGCATCTTCTGCTAATGCCCCAGTGGAGTCACACTTGACctttaaaaatgattttgagGCAGGGCCTTCAAACAAAAATGATGACAATGCCGAGGCAAATCTTGCTTTGAAAGATGATGATTTTCAAGGCCTCGATGATCTTACTCATTTGGAAGTTGAAGATTTCTTTGGAGATCAAAACTAAAGTTTGATCATTCTATTGGGGAATGcaattatgttgttattttcagtGTTTTTATCTCATCTaaagttgtttttatttttaagtaGTACTTAAGTTGTCTTatgttgttgttggagatgtttgTTTTCCATATTTCTCATGATgtacttttattcttttttttatgaagaaattAAAATTCCCCAGTCTTCAATTGGATCCAAGATGAGTAATGAAGATTTATGTCttttggatagtgctacaactcacacaatattaagagaaaagaaatttttctcttatttggttaTGAAAAAGGcctatgttaatacaatatccgatAGTACAAAGTTGATTGAGGGCTCCGAAAGAGCGGCCTTATTATTACCCGAAGGAACGATATTAACTATTGATAATGCAttgtattgtagtaagtctcaaagaaacttattgagtttcaaagttattcgccaaaatggctaccaTGTTGAGACATCAAACGAAGGAAAGGTTGAAtacctttatattactataataaaaGCGGGTAAAAGATATGTGCATGAAAAATTACCTGCATTTTCTTCTAGGTTGTACCACACAAACATTGGTGTGGTTGaatcacatgccatagtaaacaAAACGTTTACTACTTctaatgattttatcatttggcatgaccggttgggccatcccaGTTCTAACATGATGCACAAAATAATAGAGAATTCAAATAGACACACATTAAATAAcaagaagattcttcaatttaaggaattctcctGTGCTGCTTGCTCTCAAGGAAAATTGGTTATTAAACCATCAGCAACtaaagttgggattgaatcccctgcatttctggaacgtatacagggtgatatatgtgggcctaTACACcatccatgtggaccattcaagtATTTTATGGTCTTGATAGacgcatctacaagatggtcataTGTGTGCTTATTGTCAACTCGTAACATGGCATTTGCAAGATTGTTGGCCCAAATAATAAGattaagagcacaatttccagattatgcaattaagacaatttgtcttgataatgctggtgaattTACATCTCAAGTCTTTACTGATTATTGTATAGCCACTGGAATAAAAGTTGAGCAtctggttgctcatgttcatacttaaaatggtctagcagaatcattgattaaacgcctccaattaatagCTAGACCATTACTAATGGGGACAAAACTTCCCCTTTCAGTGTGGGGAcatgctattttgcatgcagTAGCACTTGTGCGCATAAGACCAACCATTTATCATGAAGTCTCCCCATTACAGTTGgtttttggtcaggagccaaatatttcccatctaagaatttttggatgtgcggTATATGtttcaattgctccaccacaacgcacaaagatgggctcccaaagaaggttgggagtATATGTAGGTTATGAATCTCTTTCTATTATTAAATATCTGGAGCCTATGACAGGAGATTTGTTTACAGCCAGATTTgttgattgtcattttgatgaatcagtttttccaacattagggggagaaaataaacaGGTGAAAAAAGGGATAGATTGGAACGTATTATCTTTATCTCATTTGGATCCTCGTACAAATCAATATGAACGAGAAGTTCAAAAGATCATTTATATGCAAAATGTTGCAtatcaattgccagatgcatttactAACCTTCCACGGGTTACTAAATCGCATATCACAGCTGTAAATGCTCCAATTCGAATTGATGTCTCAGCTGGACAGTATGATAATGAAAAAGAGTCTAGGCCACACCttaaacgtggtagaccaatcggttccaaggATAAGAACCTCCGAAAGAGGAAAGAAGCGAATGATCAAGTTGATCATAACATAGAGACAATTGCTCAAGAGGAGCATAAAGACATAATAATTGATAAGATCTCACATGAGGTTCTAGTACCtggaaatgatgaaaataaagagatctcaataagttatgtctctacGGGAAAAAAGGTAGAACCGAAATAACATTATTGTTGACAAcaattttgcatataatgttgcagtTGAAGTAATGCAAAAAAGATGGGGATCTTGAGCCAAAATCTATCGATGAATGTAGACGGAGAAATGactggccaaaatggaaagatgCAATTCAAGTGGAATTGGCTTCACTCGAAAAACATGAAGTTTTTGGACCAATAGTCCAAACACATGAAGGTGTCAAGCCAGTGGGGtacaaatgggtttttgtgcgaaaacaaaatgaaaaaggtGAAATCATAAGGcataaagcacgacttgtggcacaagggttttcgCAAAGGCCtgacattgattatatggagacatattctcctgtggtAGATGCAATTACCTTCAGGTATTTAATAAATTTGGCAgtccatgaaaaacttgatatgagGTTGATGGACGTTGTCACAACCTACTTATATGGCTCACTAGACAATGagatttttatgaaaatccatgAAGGATTTAAAGTTCCTGAAGCACATAAAAGTTCaagagaaacttgttcaataaaacttcagaaatccttatacggattgaagcaATCAAGGAGGATGTGGTTCAATCGCCTTAGCGAGTATTTGCTAAACCAAGGGTACAAAAATGACCCTATTTGCCCTTGTGTTTTTATTAAGAGGTCTGGATTTGAATTTGTCATCATAgctgtatatgttgatgacttgaatATCATTGGCACTTCTAAAGAGTTTCCCAAAGCCGTAGAAtgtttaaagaaggaattcgagatgaaagatctcgg is drawn from Nicotiana tabacum cultivar K326 chromosome 22, ASM71507v2, whole genome shotgun sequence and contains these coding sequences:
- the LOC142176268 gene encoding uncharacterized protein LOC142176268, which produces MLRAAKGLGNTITQGNEASSQDKANAMIFLRHHLDEGLKVEYLTVKDPLELWTDLKEMYDHLKATVLPRARYEWMHLRLQDFKTVSEYNYAVFRITSQLKLCGEVMNDENLLKKTLTTFHASNMVLQQQYRERGFKKYSELILCLLVAKQHNTLLLKNHEARPARSAPFPEANMAARRDKSGKRQNNNHGHMNVRGYGNGKRRYDSRHRGGNRKRENNMGSQNNPSRGKSGNCHRCGMKGHWKIECRAPEHFVMLHQNSIKRKANNVGASSANAPVESHLTFKNDFEAGPSNKNDDNAEANLALKDDDFQGLDDLTHLEVEDFFGDQN
- the LOC142176269 gene encoding uncharacterized protein LOC142176269, which codes for MGTKLPLSVWGHAILHAVALVRIRPTIYHEVSPLQLVFGGENKQVKKGIDWNVLSLSHLDPRTNQYEREVQKIIYMQNVAYQLPDAFTNLPRVTKSHITAVNAPIRIDVSAGQYDNEKESRPHLKRGRPIGSKDKNLRKRKEANDQVDHNIETIAQEEHKDIIIDKISHEVLVPGNDENKEISINGDLEPKSIDECRRRNDWPKWKDAIQVELASLEKHEVFGPIVQTHEGVKPVGYKWVFVRKQNEKGEIIRHKARLVAQGFSQRPDIDYMETYSPVVDAITFRVFS